A stretch of Cicer arietinum cultivar CDC Frontier isolate Library 1 chromosome 5, Cicar.CDCFrontier_v2.0, whole genome shotgun sequence DNA encodes these proteins:
- the LOC101515678 gene encoding lanC-like protein GCL1, whose protein sequence is MTSSVIEGGHDEGKHESSDLIINPTAVNLSVPSETFLKAAISLKDEVVEVSWNRREVVDPTVYTGLLGTAFTCLRSYEVTGCHKDLLLCSEIVDTCATLARASLRHVTFLCGRGGVYALGAVVANYMGDLNKRDLFLGLFVEVAKERALPIGPEEGGFGMSYDLLYGRAGFLWAALFVNKHLGEDTVPKDILMSIIDAVLAGGRAGASDIKDCPLMYRWHGTRYLGAANGVAGILHVLLHFPLPSEDAEDVKGTLRYLISKRFPHSGNYPSSEGNPRDKLVQWGHGATGMAITLSKAAQVFPSDRELRDAAIEAGEVVWKNGLVKKVGLADGVSGNAYAFLSLYKLTKDAIYVERAKSFSCFLYDNARVLAAEGQDVMGANGYSLFHGLAGTACLWFDLLAPANSRFPGYEL, encoded by the exons ATGACATCTTCGGTGATTGAAGGTGGACACGATGAGGGTAAACACGAGTCTTCGGATTTGATCATTAATCCAACGGCTGTAAACCTTTCAGTTCCTAGTGAAACATTTTTGAAAGCCGCGATTTCTCTCAAGGATGAG GTGGTGGAGGTGAGTTGGAATCGGCGAGAAGTGGTTGATCCAACGGTTTATACGGGTCTTCTTGGCACGGCTTTTACTTGCCTGAGATCGTATGAGGTGACCGGTTGCCATAAGGACTTGCTGTTATGTTCGGAGATTGTTGACACATGTGCCACTCTTGCACGTGCCTCCCTCAG ACACGTGACATTTTTGTGTGGTAGAGGAGGCGTATATGCACTTGGAGCTGTTGTTGCTAATTACATGGGGGACCTCAATAAGCGTGACTTGTTTTTGGGTCTATTCGTTGAG GTTGCAAAAGAGAGAGCCTTGCCTATTGGACCCGAGGAAGGCGGTTTCGGAATGTCATACGATCTTCTATACGGACGAGCTGGATTCTTATGGGCCGCATTGTTTGTAAACAAACACCTAGGAGAAGACACAGTGCCCAAAGATATTCTAATGTCTATTATTGATGCAGTATTGGCTGGTGGTAGAGCAGGAGCTTCTGATATTAAAGACTGTCCATTGATGTATAGATGGCATGGGACTAGGTACTTAGGTGCAGCAAATGGTGTTGCTGGTATTCTTCATGTGCTCCTTCATTTTCCACTTCCAAGTGAGGATGCTGAAGATGTTAAGGGAACTTTGAGATATTTGATAAGTAAACGTTTCCCTCACAGTGGAAATTACCCTTCAAGTGAAGGGAATCCAAGAGATAAGTTGGTGCAGTGGGGTCATGGTGCAACTGGAATGGCCATTACATTGTCTAAAGCAGCACAG GTTTTTCCAAGTGACAGAGAACTACGAGATGCAGCAATAGAAGCAGGGGAAGTTGTGTGGAAAAATGGATTGGTGAAGAAGGTAGGACTTGCTGATGGTGTATCCGGAAACGCCTACGCCTTCCTTTCCCTCTACAAACTAACCAAAGACGCTATATATGTGGAGAGGGCAAAATCATTCTCTTGCTTCTTGTATGATAATGCTAGAGTTCTTGCAGCTGAAGGGCAAGATGTTATGGGTGCCAATGGTTACTCTCTCTTCCATGGACTTGCTGGGACAGCATGCCTCTGGTTTGATTTGCTTGCACCTGCTAATTCTAGGTTTCCAGGGTATGAATTATAG
- the LOC101488437 gene encoding serine/threonine-protein kinase SAPK2-like isoform X1: MEERYEIIKGIGSGNFGVAKLVRERQSGKLYAVKIIDRGLKIDEHVQREIINHRSLKHPNIIRFKEVLCTPAHLAIVMEYAAGGELFERICSAGRFCEDEARYFFQQLISGVSYCHSMEICHRDLKLENTLLDGSSAPQLKICDFGYSKSSVLHSQPKSTVGTPAYIAPEVLSRREYDGKVADVWSCGVTLYVMLVGGYPFEDPDDPRNFRKTIERILRVQYSIPDYVRVSKDCRHLLSQIFVANPEKRITIPEIKMHPWFLNKLPTEFVEEGKSKLQNDVNNVDDSCQSIEEILSIIQEARKPGEGPRVDGQFVGGGMDPDEMDADDDFDNDIETSDDFDFVCDM; the protein is encoded by the exons aTGGAAGAAAGGTATGAGATTATTAAAGGTATTGGGTCAGGGAACTTTGGGGTAGCAAAGCTTGTAAGGGAGAGACAAAGTGGTAAACTATACGCTGTCAAGATCATTGATAGAGGCCTCAAG ATTGATGAGCATGTGCAAAGGGAGATTATAAATCATAGGTCCTTGAAGCATCCTAATATCATTAGATTTAAGGAG GTTCTGTGTACTCCAGCTCATCTTGCTATAGTGATGGAGTATGCTGCAGGGGGAGAACTATTTGAAAGAATATGCAGTGCTGGTAGATTCTGTGAGGACGAG GCAAGATATTTCTTCCAACAGTTGATTTCTGGAGTGAGCTATTGTCATTCAATG GAAATTTGCCATAGAGATCTTAAGCTAGAAAACACACTTTTAGATGGAAGCTCAGCACCACAACTCAAAATATGTGACTTTGGATACTCCAAG TCTTCTGTTCTGCATTCTCAGCCTAAATCTACAGTAGGAACTCCAGCATATATTGCACCAGAGGTACTGTCAAGAAGAGAATATGATGGGAAG GTTGCTGATGTTTGGTCTTGTGGGGTAACCTTGTATGTGATGCTTGTTGGAGGTTATCCTTTTGAAGATCCAGATGATCCACGAAATTTTAGAAAGACAATTGAG CGAATTCTTAGGGTCCAATATTCAATTCCAGACTATGTTCGAGTCTCCAAAGACTGTAGACATCTTCTATCTCAAATATTTGTGGCCAATCCTGAGAAG AGAATCACCATCCCAGAAATTAAAATGCACCCTTGGTTCCTTAATAAATTGCCAACAGAATTTGTAGAGGAAGGGAAAAGTAAGTTACAAAATGATGTGAATAATGTGGATGATTCATGTCAGAGTATTGAGGAAATACTGTCCATAATTCAAGAGGCAAGGAAACCAGGTGAGGGTCCAAGAGTTGATGGACAATTTGTTGGAGGAGGCATGGATCCTGATGAGATGGATGCAGATGATGATTTTGATAATGATATAGAAACAAGtgatgattttgattttgtgtgtgaTATGTGA
- the LOC101488437 gene encoding serine/threonine-protein kinase SAPK2-like isoform X2 — protein sequence MEERYEIIKGIGSGNFGVAKLVRERQSGKLYAVKIIDRGLKIDEHVQREIINHRSLKHPNIIRFKEVLCTPAHLAIVMEYAAGGELFERICSAGRFCEDEEICHRDLKLENTLLDGSSAPQLKICDFGYSKSSVLHSQPKSTVGTPAYIAPEVLSRREYDGKVADVWSCGVTLYVMLVGGYPFEDPDDPRNFRKTIERILRVQYSIPDYVRVSKDCRHLLSQIFVANPEKRITIPEIKMHPWFLNKLPTEFVEEGKSKLQNDVNNVDDSCQSIEEILSIIQEARKPGEGPRVDGQFVGGGMDPDEMDADDDFDNDIETSDDFDFVCDM from the exons aTGGAAGAAAGGTATGAGATTATTAAAGGTATTGGGTCAGGGAACTTTGGGGTAGCAAAGCTTGTAAGGGAGAGACAAAGTGGTAAACTATACGCTGTCAAGATCATTGATAGAGGCCTCAAG ATTGATGAGCATGTGCAAAGGGAGATTATAAATCATAGGTCCTTGAAGCATCCTAATATCATTAGATTTAAGGAG GTTCTGTGTACTCCAGCTCATCTTGCTATAGTGATGGAGTATGCTGCAGGGGGAGAACTATTTGAAAGAATATGCAGTGCTGGTAGATTCTGTGAGGACGAG GAAATTTGCCATAGAGATCTTAAGCTAGAAAACACACTTTTAGATGGAAGCTCAGCACCACAACTCAAAATATGTGACTTTGGATACTCCAAG TCTTCTGTTCTGCATTCTCAGCCTAAATCTACAGTAGGAACTCCAGCATATATTGCACCAGAGGTACTGTCAAGAAGAGAATATGATGGGAAG GTTGCTGATGTTTGGTCTTGTGGGGTAACCTTGTATGTGATGCTTGTTGGAGGTTATCCTTTTGAAGATCCAGATGATCCACGAAATTTTAGAAAGACAATTGAG CGAATTCTTAGGGTCCAATATTCAATTCCAGACTATGTTCGAGTCTCCAAAGACTGTAGACATCTTCTATCTCAAATATTTGTGGCCAATCCTGAGAAG AGAATCACCATCCCAGAAATTAAAATGCACCCTTGGTTCCTTAATAAATTGCCAACAGAATTTGTAGAGGAAGGGAAAAGTAAGTTACAAAATGATGTGAATAATGTGGATGATTCATGTCAGAGTATTGAGGAAATACTGTCCATAATTCAAGAGGCAAGGAAACCAGGTGAGGGTCCAAGAGTTGATGGACAATTTGTTGGAGGAGGCATGGATCCTGATGAGATGGATGCAGATGATGATTTTGATAATGATATAGAAACAAGtgatgattttgattttgtgtgtgaTATGTGA